A region of Acidithiobacillus ferridurans DNA encodes the following proteins:
- a CDS encoding alpha/beta hydrolase — protein MLPIDRSHLYDGGELASLECVGQRVIIPGPAGPLEGITDCPDKETRGAVAVILHPHPLYGGTLHNKVVHYLSRTCNQLGIPSLRFNFRGVGESGGVYDDGRGETEDCLAVLDWVQERRPGFDIWLAGFSFGAYVAYRSVHRHPRIRRLLTVAPPVNLFDFTVLPAPSCPWTLIQGELDELVPATSVENWVDTLPVQPRQILLPADHFFHGQLNALRAALLASLSEEASEMGVSSPCREASFS, from the coding sequence ATGCTGCCTATCGACCGGAGTCACCTCTATGACGGCGGCGAACTGGCCAGCCTGGAATGTGTAGGCCAGCGGGTCATCATTCCGGGTCCGGCGGGTCCGCTGGAAGGCATTACCGATTGCCCCGACAAAGAGACGCGCGGCGCGGTGGCGGTCATTCTCCATCCGCACCCCCTTTATGGCGGCACACTCCACAACAAGGTAGTGCATTATCTGAGCAGGACCTGCAATCAATTGGGTATCCCCTCGCTACGTTTCAATTTTCGCGGAGTCGGCGAGAGCGGCGGCGTCTATGATGATGGTCGTGGTGAAACCGAGGATTGCCTGGCGGTGCTCGACTGGGTGCAGGAGCGCCGCCCCGGTTTCGACATCTGGCTGGCCGGATTTTCCTTCGGAGCCTATGTGGCCTACCGCAGCGTGCATCGCCATCCGCGCATCCGCCGTCTGCTGACCGTCGCCCCGCCCGTCAATCTTTTTGATTTCACGGTGCTGCCGGCACCTTCCTGCCCGTGGACCCTGATTCAGGGCGAACTGGACGAACTGGTGCCCGCCACGAGCGTAGAAAACTGGGTTGATACACTGCCCGTCCAGCCCAGGCAAATTTTGCTTCCCGCGGACCACTTCTTTCATGGTCAGCTCAATGCGCTGCGAGCGGCACTGTTGGCGTCCCTCAGTGAAGAAGCAAGCGAGATGGGAGTCAGCAGCCCCTGTCGTGAAGCCAGCTTTTCTTGA
- a CDS encoding RrF2 family transcriptional regulator, producing MLLSKTSEYALQALIYLAAQPSGQPVLSRDISDYLHVPAQYLAKILQDLAKRGVLDSFKGRGGGFVLRPGAGQMNILDIIEIVEGQAFGQGCVLGLKACADETACPVHTQWKPLKAEVIDLLGRQTIASMAEAVMAGRYRIHLAGGDHLHIRPAPTSGSDFS from the coding sequence ATGCTACTGAGTAAAACCAGCGAATACGCCTTACAGGCCCTGATCTACCTCGCGGCACAGCCATCCGGGCAGCCGGTGCTGAGTCGGGACATATCCGATTACCTACACGTCCCGGCCCAGTATCTGGCGAAGATCCTGCAGGATCTGGCCAAGCGCGGGGTGCTCGATTCCTTCAAGGGCCGCGGCGGCGGCTTTGTCCTGCGCCCCGGAGCAGGACAGATGAACATCCTCGACATCATCGAGATCGTGGAAGGGCAGGCGTTTGGTCAGGGCTGCGTACTCGGCCTCAAGGCGTGCGCGGATGAAACCGCCTGCCCCGTGCATACCCAGTGGAAGCCGCTCAAGGCCGAGGTGATCGACCTGCTCGGCAGACAGACCATCGCCAGCATGGCGGAGGCCGTAATGGCCGGTCGTTACCGCATCCACTTGGCGGGTGGGGACCACTTGCATATCCGCCCGGCGCCGACATCCGGCAGTGATTTTTCCTGA
- a CDS encoding ABC transporter permease has protein sequence MPIRDALPGAGALAVLQRNFGVWRKLLVPSLLGNFGDPLLYLLALGYGLGHFVGRMDGMPYITFIASGIVASSVMNTASFEGLYSAFTRMSAQHTYAAMLATPLRVSDILAGEVAWCAVKGLISAVAIIIVASLFGAIQGPWVILALPVILLAGLSFGGVALVITALARSYDFFMYYFTLAVTPMFLFCGVFYPIQSLPPFAQDIAGVLPLTHAVALLRPLLTGHLPHEVLYHTGVLLLYTLVAYVLGWRLLSRRLLR, from the coding sequence ATGCCGATACGCGACGCCTTGCCAGGGGCTGGGGCGCTGGCTGTCCTGCAGCGCAACTTCGGTGTCTGGCGCAAGTTGCTGGTGCCGAGCCTGCTTGGCAACTTCGGCGACCCGCTTCTTTACCTGCTGGCGCTGGGTTACGGTCTGGGGCACTTCGTCGGGCGGATGGACGGAATGCCCTATATCACCTTCATCGCCTCCGGCATCGTCGCCAGCAGCGTGATGAACACCGCCAGCTTCGAGGGCCTATATTCGGCCTTTACCCGGATGAGCGCCCAGCACACTTACGCAGCGATGCTGGCCACTCCCTTGCGGGTCAGCGACATCCTCGCCGGTGAGGTGGCCTGGTGCGCCGTCAAAGGCCTGATCAGTGCCGTGGCCATTATCATCGTCGCCAGCCTTTTTGGCGCCATACAGGGCCCCTGGGTGATCCTGGCGCTGCCGGTCATTTTGCTCGCGGGGCTGAGCTTCGGCGGGGTGGCGCTGGTCATCACGGCACTGGCACGCAGTTATGATTTCTTCATGTATTATTTCACTCTGGCGGTGACGCCGATGTTTCTCTTTTGCGGCGTTTTCTACCCCATCCAATCGCTGCCGCCCTTCGCTCAGGACATTGCCGGGGTGCTGCCGCTGACCCATGCGGTGGCCCTGCTGCGACCGCTGCTGACCGGGCATCTGCCCCATGAGGTGCTGTACCACACGGGCGTGCTGCTGCTGTACACCCTGGTGGCCTATGTGCTTGGGTGGCGTCTGCTCAGTCGCCGGTTGCTGCGCTGA
- the trpC gene encoding indole-3-glycerol phosphate synthase TrpC, producing the protein MTDILQEIIAHKREELVERQTRLGLAELQAAVALTAPPRNFVGAIRARMAQGQPAVIAEIKKASPSAGVIREDFNPVTIAQDYAAHGAACLSVLTDEHYFQGADLYLAAAREACPLPVLRKDFCIDPYQVWEARAIGADAILLIVAALSDAELQSLETTAQSLGLAVLVEVHDAAELQRALKLRTPLIGINNRDLRRFVTEIETTLKLLPEIPRERIVVTESGIRSREEVATLRAAGVGAFLVGEAFMRTAQPGDALQHLFFD; encoded by the coding sequence ATGACCGACATACTTCAGGAAATCATTGCCCATAAGCGGGAGGAACTGGTGGAGCGCCAAACCCGCCTGGGCCTTGCGGAGTTGCAGGCGGCAGTGGCCCTGACGGCACCGCCGCGCAACTTCGTCGGCGCCATTCGGGCCAGAATGGCCCAGGGACAGCCCGCAGTGATCGCCGAAATCAAAAAGGCATCGCCCTCGGCGGGGGTAATCCGCGAAGACTTCAACCCGGTGACCATTGCCCAAGACTACGCCGCCCATGGTGCAGCCTGCTTGTCGGTGCTGACCGATGAACACTATTTTCAGGGCGCCGACCTCTATCTCGCCGCCGCCCGTGAGGCCTGCCCACTGCCCGTGCTGCGCAAGGATTTCTGCATCGATCCCTATCAGGTCTGGGAGGCACGGGCCATTGGGGCCGACGCCATCCTGCTCATCGTTGCGGCCCTGAGCGATGCGGAGCTGCAGAGTCTGGAGACAACGGCGCAGAGCCTGGGCCTGGCGGTGCTGGTGGAGGTGCATGATGCAGCCGAGTTACAGCGCGCGTTAAAATTGCGGACCCCACTGATCGGCATCAATAACCGGGACCTGCGGCGTTTTGTCACCGAGATTGAAACCACGCTGAAACTGCTCCCGGAGATTCCCCGAGAGCGGATCGTCGTCACCGAAAGCGGCATCCGCAGCCGGGAGGAGGTAGCCACCCTGCGCGCGGCGGGAGTCGGTGCCTTTCTCGTTGGCGAGGCATTTATGCGCACTGCCCAGCCGGGAGACGCCCTGCAACACCTGTTTTTTGACTAA
- a CDS encoding YbjQ family protein yields MTNVANPVLILTINDCPGMRVVRVIGPVYGTGVRSRNIIGNLLGGVRAIFGGKQAGYLKMIAQTRDDALEQLAEHARSLGANAILGMRFDSGEFDAGQGQAMNEVTAYGTAVVVEPQ; encoded by the coding sequence ATGACCAACGTAGCCAACCCCGTCCTCATCCTCACCATCAACGACTGCCCCGGCATGCGCGTGGTCCGGGTCATTGGGCCGGTCTACGGCACGGGTGTCCGATCCCGCAACATCATCGGTAATCTTCTCGGTGGTGTCCGTGCCATCTTTGGCGGCAAGCAGGCGGGGTATCTCAAGATGATTGCCCAGACCCGCGATGATGCGCTGGAACAACTGGCCGAGCATGCTCGATCCTTGGGGGCCAATGCGATTCTTGGCATGCGCTTCGATTCCGGTGAGTTTGACGCTGGGCAGGGGCAGGCCATGAATGAGGTCACGGCTTATGGAACGGCGGTGGTGGTGGAACCTCAGTAA
- a CDS encoding HVO_A0114 family putative DNA-binding protein codes for MEMRTLTITVQPDWKAALRAAGKAAQAETYQGETLNFESPDVFLGRLTALRWSLVRQIMSAGEVSIRELARRVGRDVRRVHDDVRVLAELGLIERTANGGVCCPFTDIHLDMHLRKAG; via the coding sequence ATGGAAATGCGAACACTGACCATTACCGTACAACCGGACTGGAAAGCAGCCCTACGCGCTGCCGGTAAAGCCGCGCAGGCTGAAACCTACCAGGGGGAAACCCTGAACTTTGAATCGCCGGATGTGTTCCTGGGCCGACTGACTGCGCTGCGATGGTCTCTGGTGCGCCAGATCATGAGTGCAGGGGAAGTGTCCATCCGGGAGCTGGCCCGGCGGGTAGGCCGGGATGTGCGTCGCGTACACGATGACGTGCGGGTACTCGCCGAACTCGGACTGATAGAACGCACGGCCAACGGCGGGGTGTGCTGCCCGTTCACCGACATTCATCTGGATATGCACTTGCGCAAGGCGGGATAA
- a CDS encoding toxin-antitoxin system TumE family protein, protein MKATLITSFKDVAPNGDLMEMVVWRVPKPVLPCGHCFKYRLVYVVNGTRVIGYDNEPGKGDHRHVTGEENEYTFTSVEQLMEDFIAEVEQWKCEH, encoded by the coding sequence ATGAAAGCTACCCTGATCACCAGCTTCAAGGATGTTGCGCCGAATGGCGATCTCATGGAGATGGTGGTGTGGCGCGTACCGAAGCCTGTGCTGCCATGTGGGCACTGCTTCAAGTACCGGCTGGTCTACGTGGTCAACGGCACAAGGGTCATCGGCTATGACAACGAGCCCGGCAAGGGCGACCATCGTCACGTCACCGGCGAGGAAAATGAATATACGTTCACCAGTGTGGAACAGTTGATGGAGGATTTCATCGCGGAGGTGGAACAATGGAAATGCGAACACTGA
- a CDS encoding type II toxin-antitoxin system RelE/ParE family toxin, with protein MIMSFADKQTAAVFAGLKVRRFGAELLRMAQRKLAQLHRAGRIEDLAVPPGNRLEKLSGDRSGQWSMRINDQWRICFVWRDSNAWDVEIVDYH; from the coding sequence ATGATCATGAGCTTTGCGGACAAGCAAACCGCCGCAGTCTTCGCTGGCCTGAAAGTGCGCCGCTTTGGAGCGGAATTATTGCGGATGGCGCAGCGGAAACTGGCACAGTTGCATCGCGCCGGCCGGATCGAAGATCTGGCTGTACCACCAGGCAACCGCCTGGAGAAGCTCTCCGGCGATCGGAGCGGCCAATGGAGCATGCGCATCAATGACCAGTGGCGGATTTGCTTCGTATGGCGCGACAGCAACGCCTGGGACGTGGAGATCGTGGATTATCACTGA
- a CDS encoding OsmC family protein: protein MEARVQWMGPGQMSFVADADSGHALVMDGAAEIGGRNLGPRPMELLLMGLGGCSSIDVVMILQKSRQDIRSCVVELAAQRAEQDPKVFTGIHLHFVVSGKALDPKRVSHAIGLSAEKYCSASIMLGKTAAITHDYEIREEC, encoded by the coding sequence GTGGAAGCACGCGTACAATGGATGGGTCCTGGGCAGATGAGCTTCGTTGCCGACGCCGACAGTGGCCATGCCTTGGTCATGGATGGCGCCGCCGAGATCGGCGGACGTAATCTCGGCCCGCGCCCCATGGAGCTCCTGCTGATGGGTCTGGGCGGATGCTCCAGTATCGATGTGGTGATGATCCTTCAGAAGTCCCGGCAGGATATCCGCAGCTGTGTGGTGGAGTTGGCGGCCCAGCGGGCGGAGCAGGACCCGAAGGTGTTCACCGGGATTCATCTGCATTTTGTGGTATCCGGCAAGGCGCTTGATCCCAAGCGGGTAAGCCACGCCATCGGCCTATCCGCAGAAAAATATTGCTCGGCCAGCATCATGTTGGGCAAAACTGCGGCGATCACCCACGACTATGAGATTCGAGAAGAATGCTGA
- a CDS encoding (2Fe-2S) ferredoxin domain-containing protein, with the protein MDRGSTLMEGAFYQRHLFVCLNQRENGERACNNSGIAEEVFHVAKQHAKALGIHGKKQVRVNRCGCLGRCDEGPVAVVYPDAVWYTYVDADDIREIVESHLRDGIPVERLRI; encoded by the coding sequence ATGGATAGAGGGTCAACGCTTATGGAAGGTGCTTTTTATCAACGGCATCTGTTCGTTTGCCTGAATCAGCGCGAGAACGGTGAGCGTGCCTGCAATAACAGCGGCATTGCCGAAGAGGTGTTTCATGTGGCTAAGCAGCACGCCAAAGCGCTCGGCATTCACGGTAAAAAACAGGTACGCGTCAACCGCTGCGGCTGTCTGGGGCGCTGTGATGAGGGCCCGGTTGCCGTAGTCTACCCAGACGCCGTCTGGTACACCTACGTGGATGCCGACGATATTCGCGAGATCGTCGAGTCTCACCTGCGCGACGGCATACCCGTCGAACGGTTGCGGATCTGA
- a CDS encoding carbon-nitrogen hydrolase family protein: protein MPTKIRIAAVQMNCRPGEVAHNLAHAEAMVASAAEQGATLVLMPELMPSGYMATEEIWNSAETIDGHSVKWLLSTAKRFRIYLGFSFLEAEGEDFYNSFVLASPEGKLIGRVRKNPPASIEAYFYKAGSDPHVIETEIGRIGVGICYENLLYDQMCFLHGENVDLALSPAAAGRPKPFIPGDVKRFEDMLINGRAIFAKTLGVPVVMANRVGPLETDLPGNLPYLKSSFPGLSSIVDYDGAVKAELGDEEGIILADVHLGHSVERKNKPRRYGKIWGIPVPWYAFIWPLTQKWGEKSYATNIRRKERALSVSRSAKSVAP, encoded by the coding sequence ATGCCAACAAAAATTCGAATCGCCGCAGTGCAAATGAATTGCCGCCCCGGAGAAGTAGCCCATAACTTGGCGCATGCTGAGGCCATGGTCGCAAGTGCAGCAGAACAGGGCGCTACACTTGTTCTGATGCCTGAATTGATGCCCAGCGGATACATGGCAACAGAGGAAATATGGAACTCGGCAGAAACCATTGATGGCCATTCAGTTAAATGGCTATTAAGCACCGCCAAACGCTTTAGAATTTACCTTGGCTTTAGTTTCTTGGAGGCCGAAGGTGAGGATTTTTATAACTCATTCGTGCTAGCCAGCCCTGAAGGTAAGCTCATTGGTAGAGTGCGCAAAAACCCACCGGCCTCGATAGAGGCCTATTTTTACAAGGCCGGTTCTGATCCCCACGTTATTGAAACAGAGATTGGCCGAATTGGCGTGGGTATCTGCTACGAGAATCTTCTTTACGACCAGATGTGTTTTCTTCATGGCGAAAATGTCGATCTAGCGTTATCACCCGCTGCTGCAGGTAGACCAAAACCGTTTATTCCGGGAGACGTCAAGAGGTTCGAGGACATGCTGATTAATGGCCGGGCGATATTTGCAAAAACCCTTGGGGTGCCTGTAGTCATGGCAAATAGAGTCGGCCCTTTGGAAACCGATCTTCCCGGAAACCTGCCGTATTTGAAAAGCAGTTTTCCAGGGTTGTCGTCGATCGTTGATTACGATGGCGCGGTAAAAGCAGAGCTTGGCGACGAGGAAGGCATTATCCTGGCCGATGTTCATCTTGGACATAGTGTCGAACGAAAAAACAAGCCAAGGCGATATGGGAAAATATGGGGCATTCCCGTGCCTTGGTACGCTTTTATCTGGCCGCTGACCCAGAAATGGGGTGAGAAAAGCTATGCAACTAATATTCGGAGAAAAGAGCGTGCTTTGTCGGTTAGTAGGAGTGCGAAAAGTGTCGCACCCTAA
- the trpD gene encoding anthranilate phosphoribosyltransferase encodes MIVRDILEQIVAGQDLSRKEAETVFASIMAGAWTPAQIGALLMGLRMKGQRVEELVGATQALRACMTRVEVSTDHLLDTCGTGGDALSTFNISTVSAVVAAAGGARVAKHGNRSMVSRSGSADVLEAAGLPMDMSPAEVADSIERIGIGFLFAPAHHGAMRYAVGPRKELAIRSLFNLMGPLSNPAGAPHQVLGVYAERWLIPMAEAARELGSRHVLVVHGHDGVDEISLSGPSDIAELKDGTISRSRVQPEDFGLSRAPLATLQIDSVAAALAAAEEVLQDRPGPRRDVVLLNAGAALYAADVVPDMAVGVVVARAVLKSGAAWDKWQALLGRTSQG; translated from the coding sequence ATGATCGTCCGGGACATACTCGAACAAATCGTGGCGGGGCAGGACTTGTCGCGCAAAGAGGCGGAAACAGTCTTCGCCTCTATCATGGCCGGCGCATGGACCCCCGCCCAGATCGGCGCTCTGCTCATGGGACTCCGCATGAAGGGGCAGCGGGTCGAGGAACTGGTGGGCGCCACCCAGGCCTTGCGCGCCTGTATGACGCGGGTGGAGGTCTCCACCGATCACCTGCTCGATACCTGCGGTACCGGAGGTGACGCACTGAGCACCTTCAACATATCGACGGTGTCTGCCGTGGTGGCGGCGGCCGGCGGGGCGCGGGTGGCCAAACACGGTAACCGTTCCATGGTCAGCCGCAGCGGCAGCGCTGACGTGCTGGAAGCCGCGGGTTTGCCCATGGACATGAGCCCCGCAGAAGTCGCCGACAGTATCGAGCGCATCGGTATTGGTTTTCTATTCGCGCCGGCGCACCACGGTGCCATGCGTTACGCCGTTGGTCCGCGCAAGGAGCTCGCTATCCGTTCGCTGTTCAATCTCATGGGGCCACTGAGCAACCCGGCGGGGGCGCCGCACCAGGTACTCGGCGTTTATGCCGAGCGCTGGCTGATTCCCATGGCAGAAGCCGCCCGGGAACTGGGATCACGCCATGTGCTGGTGGTACATGGGCACGATGGCGTGGATGAGATCAGCCTGTCCGGGCCATCAGACATAGCCGAGTTAAAAGACGGGACGATCAGTCGCAGCCGGGTTCAGCCGGAGGACTTCGGGTTGTCACGAGCACCGCTGGCGACCCTGCAAATCGACAGCGTGGCGGCGGCCCTGGCGGCGGCGGAAGAGGTATTGCAGGATCGCCCCGGACCGCGTCGCGACGTCGTTCTGCTCAATGCCGGGGCCGCCCTCTATGCGGCAGACGTGGTCCCCGATATGGCGGTGGGCGTGGTGGTCGCCCGGGCTGTGCTCAAATCCGGCGCCGCCTGGGATAAGTGGCAGGCATTGCTGGGCAGGACTTCACAGGGATAA
- the yghU gene encoding glutathione-dependent disulfide-bond oxidoreductase produces the protein MTNSTDYVPPKIWVWNKTEAASAFTLLNRPVSGPTHDKKLPVGHHPLQLYSLATPNGQKVTILLEELLAQGHIGAEYDAWLISIRDGDQFGSGFVAVNPNSKIPALVDHSGSQPIRVFESGAIMLYLAQKFAAFLPTDPSRRAECLSWLFWQMGSAPYLGGGFGHFYAYAPEKIEYAINRFAMEAKRQLDVLDKRLSENEYIVGSEYTIADMAIWPWYGGLVKGWLYDAAEFLSVKDYPNVRRWTDNIYARPEVQRGIKVNRIVGELSSQLHERHDASDFDLRTQDKLVNAKP, from the coding sequence ATGACCAATTCAACGGACTACGTGCCCCCTAAGATTTGGGTCTGGAACAAGACTGAAGCAGCTAGTGCCTTCACGCTTCTCAACCGTCCCGTTTCAGGACCAACCCACGATAAAAAACTCCCCGTCGGTCATCACCCATTGCAACTGTACTCTCTGGCGACGCCCAATGGCCAAAAAGTAACAATCCTGCTAGAAGAGTTGTTAGCACAGGGTCATATCGGTGCAGAATACGACGCGTGGCTAATCAGTATCCGTGACGGGGATCAATTTGGAAGTGGTTTTGTAGCAGTGAATCCGAACTCCAAGATCCCAGCTCTCGTGGATCACAGCGGTTCACAGCCTATTCGGGTTTTTGAGTCTGGTGCGATCATGCTGTATTTAGCACAGAAATTTGCGGCGTTCCTGCCTACCGATCCAAGTAGGCGCGCCGAGTGCCTATCATGGCTATTCTGGCAGATGGGGAGCGCCCCTTACCTGGGTGGCGGATTCGGTCATTTCTACGCCTATGCCCCAGAAAAGATTGAATATGCAATCAATCGTTTTGCTATGGAAGCCAAGCGACAACTTGATGTGCTCGATAAACGGCTCTCGGAAAATGAATATATAGTAGGTAGCGAATATACGATTGCTGATATGGCCATCTGGCCTTGGTATGGTGGTTTGGTTAAAGGCTGGCTGTACGATGCTGCGGAGTTTCTTTCGGTGAAGGACTACCCGAATGTTCGGCGCTGGACAGACAACATCTACGCCCGCCCTGAGGTACAACGCGGGATCAAAGTCAACCGTATCGTTGGCGAACTTTCCAGCCAGTTGCATGAACGCCATGATGCGAGTGACTTTGATCTACGCACGCAAGATAAGCTCGTAAATGCCAAGCCATAA
- a CDS encoding HigA family addiction module antitoxin, translated as MSIRVDEIEKMDFSDVANLREGRSAPIHPGEILLEDFLKPMGITQYRLAKEIGVPQRRIGEIVMGKRAVTPDTGLRLSRFFGMSDGFWVGLQTDYDLAVTRHAMQAVLNKIQRYDVHAA; from the coding sequence GTGAGCATTCGTGTGGACGAGATCGAAAAGATGGATTTTTCCGATGTGGCGAATCTGCGCGAAGGTCGGTCTGCCCCCATTCACCCCGGCGAGATCTTGCTGGAAGACTTTCTGAAGCCGATGGGCATCACCCAGTACCGTCTAGCCAAGGAAATCGGCGTCCCGCAGCGCCGTATCGGGGAGATCGTGATGGGAAAGCGGGCCGTTACCCCGGATACCGGGCTGCGGCTGTCCCGGTTTTTCGGGATGAGCGACGGTTTCTGGGTGGGCCTGCAAACCGATTACGATCTCGCCGTGACGCGCCACGCCATGCAGGCAGTTCTCAATAAGATTCAACGATACGACGTTCATGCGGCGTAA
- the coq7 gene encoding 2-polyprenyl-3-methyl-6-methoxy-1,4-benzoquinone monooxygenase — MFSDQVIANIDNALRTLTGQQVGSDRPYPARDIPDTLLRPWERQRAGRMMRVNHAGEIMAQALYTGQATGTDDPELQEQLQRARTEEEDHLRWCEARLRELDSRPSLLAPLWYGAGWSMGFLAARRGRASNLGLVVAVENQVEEHLNSHLDELPADDGRSRAIVAQMRDDEVGHAAKAEELGAEKLPMPIRLAMGVFSKVLTRGALWV, encoded by the coding sequence ATGTTCAGCGATCAAGTCATTGCCAATATCGATAACGCCTTGCGTACCCTGACCGGACAGCAGGTGGGCAGTGATCGACCCTATCCGGCCAGGGATATTCCCGATACCCTCCTGCGCCCCTGGGAGCGACAGCGGGCCGGGCGCATGATGCGGGTCAACCATGCGGGTGAGATCATGGCGCAGGCACTCTATACCGGCCAGGCAACCGGCACCGATGACCCTGAATTACAGGAGCAACTACAGCGCGCGCGCACCGAGGAAGAAGACCATCTGCGCTGGTGTGAAGCCCGCCTGAGGGAGTTGGACAGCCGCCCGAGTCTGCTCGCTCCGCTCTGGTACGGCGCGGGCTGGAGCATGGGTTTTCTCGCCGCCCGGCGTGGCCGCGCCAGCAATCTTGGCCTGGTCGTTGCGGTAGAAAATCAGGTGGAAGAACATCTCAACAGCCATCTGGATGAACTCCCTGCCGACGATGGCCGCAGTCGCGCCATCGTGGCGCAGATGCGCGATGACGAAGTCGGGCATGCCGCAAAAGCGGAAGAACTGGGCGCGGAAAAACTCCCCATGCCCATCCGCCTGGCGATGGGGGTTTTTTCCAAGGTTCTGACGCGGGGGGCGCTGTGGGTCTGA
- a CDS encoding ATP-binding cassette domain-containing protein, which yields MKPAFLELRALHKRYGGREVLRGVDLAVAAGECFALVGPNGAGKSTTVRAIQGLTPTDGGEVRIDGRTLAEMGRTARTGMGVVPQTDNLDPDFTVQENLWTYGRYFGLPKALIRQRSAELLEFMALSGYAAQPIHSLSGGMQRRLTIARALINAPKLLLLDEPTTGLDPQARHLIWQRLRELRRQGTTLLLTTHYMDEAERLADRVGIIDHGRILAEDSPRGLIATHIPGGVVELRRVDGEPPDPQDLHRQWVSLSERVGDTLICYGSDLSPLLAHFGDDPAYRWIQRPASLEDVFLRLTGRDLREETE from the coding sequence GTGAAGCCAGCTTTTCTTGAACTACGGGCGCTGCATAAGCGCTATGGCGGGCGCGAGGTGCTGCGCGGGGTAGACCTCGCCGTCGCCGCCGGAGAATGCTTCGCCCTGGTCGGCCCCAACGGGGCGGGTAAAAGCACTACGGTACGGGCGATCCAGGGGCTGACGCCCACCGATGGCGGAGAGGTTCGCATCGATGGCCGGACGCTCGCGGAAATGGGGCGCACGGCGCGGACAGGCATGGGGGTGGTGCCCCAGACCGACAACTTGGACCCCGATTTTACCGTTCAGGAAAACCTCTGGACCTACGGCCGCTACTTCGGCCTGCCGAAAGCGCTGATTCGCCAGCGCAGCGCCGAGTTACTGGAGTTCATGGCCCTCAGCGGCTACGCCGCGCAACCGATCCACTCTTTGTCAGGCGGCATGCAACGCCGCCTGACCATTGCCCGCGCCCTGATCAACGCCCCCAAGTTGTTGCTGCTGGACGAGCCCACCACCGGACTCGACCCCCAGGCCCGCCATCTCATCTGGCAGCGTCTGCGCGAATTGCGGCGACAGGGCACCACCCTGCTCCTGACCACGCATTATATGGATGAAGCGGAACGTCTGGCGGATCGGGTCGGGATCATCGACCATGGCCGGATTCTGGCGGAAGACAGTCCACGCGGGCTGATCGCCACCCATATCCCCGGGGGCGTCGTCGAATTGCGCCGGGTGGACGGTGAGCCGCCGGACCCGCAGGATCTGCATCGCCAGTGGGTGAGCCTCAGTGAGCGCGTGGGCGACACCCTGATCTGCTACGGGTCGGATCTAAGTCCGCTGCTGGCGCACTTTGGCGATGATCCGGCCTATCGCTGGATACAGCGTCCCGCCAGTCTGGAGGATGTGTTCCTGCGCCTGACGGGACGCGATCTGCGGGAGGAAACCGAATAA
- a CDS encoding anthranilate synthase component II, giving the protein MLLMIDNYDSFTYNLVQYFGELGAEVRVERNDAIDVAAVEQLAPSRICISPGPCTPNEAGISLDVIHHFAGKIPLLGVCLGHQAIGQAFGGKVIRADKVMHGKTSPIFHNGKGVFRDLPDPFVATRYHSLIVERDSLPEALEVTAWTAEGEIMGLRHRTLDVEGVQFHPESILSEHGKTLLQHFLQGGAR; this is encoded by the coding sequence ATGCTACTCATGATTGATAACTACGACAGCTTCACCTACAACCTGGTGCAATACTTCGGCGAACTGGGGGCGGAAGTGCGGGTCGAGCGCAATGATGCCATCGACGTGGCGGCTGTTGAACAACTAGCTCCCAGCCGCATCTGCATCTCCCCTGGACCCTGCACACCCAACGAAGCAGGCATTTCGCTGGACGTCATCCATCATTTCGCCGGGAAAATCCCGCTGCTCGGCGTTTGTCTCGGGCATCAGGCCATCGGTCAGGCGTTCGGCGGCAAAGTCATCCGTGCCGACAAAGTGATGCATGGCAAGACCTCACCAATTTTCCATAACGGCAAAGGAGTCTTCCGCGACTTACCCGACCCCTTTGTCGCCACCCGTTATCACTCCCTGATCGTCGAGCGCGACTCACTGCCCGAGGCGCTGGAGGTGACGGCCTGGACCGCAGAAGGAGAAATCATGGGCTTGCGCCACCGTACCCTGGATGTGGAGGGTGTACAGTTTCACCCAGAGTCCATTCTTAGCGAGCACGGCAAGACCTTGCTGCAACACTTTCTGCAAGGGGGCGCACGATGA